The nucleotide window TTACCGGCGCAAGAAGAAATGAGAGATTGACTATTGAAGCGTGAAAAACCATTAGCCAAAACCCTAATGTCCAGAGTTCTACCTCTGCACGTCGAATATCAATGATGAAGCCAGCTAATACCTCCATGCCTGCTTAGATTTGAAGGCACAGAGCCAAAGTGGATGAAATCCCAAGTCATCATTTTAGACCTaggattttgggatttttgattataACAACGAAATAGGAAAGATTAAAGTGAGAATCGCGGCTAGCAGGGATAGATGAGATAATTTTGTGGTTGATTTGTCGACCTTGCACGCGGATAGCAAGGTCTTAAGGTTTGATATGGTTGCAGGTTTGGAGAGAATAGGGAGGAAAGGGGTAAGGAGGGGCTGTTGGTCTTAGATGAAATGCTTTTAGGGTTTGGGGCTTCTTAGAGTTAAAAATGGGAGATGGAATGGGAGCCATTGGATTTGTTGATCAACGTCTCCGATTGTTTTGATATTTagggattttaaaaataattaaattaggaAAATCGATGGTCGTTGGGTTCTTGTGATCCAACGATCGAGATAAAACGTGATAGAGCtttaaaaaataactaaaaacagGGTTAAATATGGTCTATTGATTATATGAATCAACAACTTGGATgttgtgtgtttgttttgtgagtgaaTGGGACGGGTGATGTGGCACGATCTGATGATATCAAATGGAGTGACAGGGATTGTTAACTTGAAATGAAGGGTTTGTTCGGACTGGATATTTTCAGATTGGGCTCTTAGATCGGGCTCTTGTGTTAGGGCCAAAATTAATTGAAATGGTAGTCATTGTGTGTTTAACTAAATAATTGCATTTATAGTCTCTTAGTCTTTTAacccttttgaaattaatttaaataaacttaattattttcaataaaatatagtaaaattataAATGTCAAGTATgctattaattattataattaattatttatgaaaaaCTTTGTTTTCTAAGTTGTAACACTAGTTTTGAAGTATCAATATAGTAGTCTAATTAGTTGAAATTTGAGAAGTAATTTGTTAGATTATTTATAAAACttctatataaaaaaattattttaacagTATAATGAGTATattttgtaattacataatactaaTAATAGGTTataaatttcaaaactaatacttaattaattttgtaaaataggtaattattgagagaaaataatttcaaaacattattataaattattaactataaaaattaattttgaaagggagggtcaaaatttgCCGTCAACATCTtcccctctttgaccggagacgatgaaagagttttcgggccaAAAAATCGAACTAAAGCCAATTTTATCCCGACTTTAGGCCTACATTGTAAGGATGTCATATGGATAAAAGGAAGATTACATATTGCATGATTTTTAGGGGAGAGCTGAGGAAGATTTCGGGATGATTTTTGGGTAGTTAAGGCCaaattctggctttgaattgcttacataaCTCGGGCTTAATGAGGATCATGCCTCATGCAGTTCTGGAGTGAAGATTTTTGATGAAGTGATACTCTCCATAATTGACCCAGTATCGTATTATGACGATACAGCGAGACGGAGGATAGGGCACTCATGATAGCTTGAATTTTTGCGGCTtgatttgaaggatttgaagATATGGAATTTCACTGGTTGTTTTGTGCCTGAACTTGGATCCTAGGCCCGCTAATGAGTTTGCTATCCCTCGTAGCGTTGTAGCTTCGTTTGCTTCTTAGAAAGAGTTCCACGTTGTGATGTTTGTTCCTATGAAAATGAAATACACACATACCCATATGTTGCGATACAAAATATACCCACACAAGGCTTCAATTGGCGAAGCCGACGTTCAATTTGTACAGAGCACTCTGATCCGATTGAGCTGATAGTTTTCTATATATAGGACTTCAATTGGTAAAGTCTACGACTCGTTTGTACAAGGTGCTCTGATTGGTTGAGCAAACAATTTGCTATATATTGGGCTTCAATTAGTGAAGCCAATGACTCATTTTGTACAACATGCTTCAATTGTTTGAGTAGGCGGTTTGCTATATACAGTGCACTTTCCGTATCAGCGGTTGGACTCCGAAGTACCTGCAAAGGATTCAAAGATTACCTTTCACTATACTAGGAAAATTCAAGTAAAGAAGAAAGGGAGATAATCTTGGGAAGGTGGCGGATTCGTCATTTTCCCCAATGTGGTCTCAATACTTCCTTGCTTCATGTTGAACctgcacacaaagaaaaattcttGGTGGGCGGGGGGGAtgttggtttgtgtcgaccacAGTGTTGGTTTGCCCTGACCTCTGGTATGGTCGTGCCGTGAAGTTTGGTAGGTGGAACGAATTACTACATTttagaaaacattttgaaaatacTTTGTTTTTAAGACAAATTCTGTTGTTCCGGATTATGACATGTTACGAAAAGTTCTCCACACACGGGTGTCTTTTCTTGAAAACTTTGTCATGTTGACTTTGATCCTTCACGATGCTTGATGATGTGCTGCTTGCCATTGTGACTGCTTCCTAATTCAAACTAATGCATTAAAAAGGTTCTCCTAAGGTTATGACCGAACCCtttcaggttgcctacgtatctaaAAAAGAATCAAGTCTGAACGTAGTTCGTGGATGATGataaaatatgatgaagatgaccgagcctgactcaggcagcctatatatccaaatggaatcaggtcaaaGACGTAGTTCGATTAGAATAGATGCAAAAATGATGAGATTAAGCATGAAATGGCCGGGTCTGACTCAGACTacctacgtatccaaatggaattaGGCCAGaacatagttcaattacaaaagacGACTGAattcgatgaggattgcctacatatTCCCTTATAAGGAAATCAAGCCGGCGTAGTTCCCGAACAACATACACAAgtgatatttgttttttttattacaAAAGAAGGGGGAGAGAAACtaaaccctatgtaggttgcctacgtatctctccatgggaagtcaggttgaacgtagttctgTTAAAGCAAAAACCTAACTCTATTTGTcttcaaacatagtatctcttgattgcatctGAGTTGATGGGCTTCGTGTTGATTCTTCCCTCCATTTCTGCCAAGATCGGAGCTCTACCCGACAATACTCTGTGAAccacgtaaggaccttgccagttttgtgcgaactttcctttggcttcctCTTGGCGGGAAAGATTTTTTTCAAGACCAACTGCCCTGGTGCAACTGGCGATGCTTCACTCTCTTTTTAAATGCATTGGCCATCCTATTCTaatatagctgaccatggcatactgcatcCATTCTTTCTCGTCAATGAGCATGAGTTGCTCCTGTCTGACCCGTATCTACTATGTGTCGTCCAACTTGGCCTCTTGAATAACCCTTAAAGATGGGATCTCGAGTTCTATGGGTATCACAGCTTTGGTGACGTATACTAACATGTACAATATTTACCTAGTGGACGTTCCCATAGTGGTCTAATAACCTAGTAAGGCGAAAGAtagtttctcatgccattgcctgtgattgtccactatctttcataaaatcctcttgatattcttgttggttgCCTCGACTGCCCCATTCATTTGTGGtctgtaggctatggaattgtggTGGACGATCTTGAACTTCTCACAGATTTCTATCATGAGGTCGTTGTTGAGGTTAGTGGCATTGTTAGTGATGATAGATTGCAATattccaaatctacagatgatgtTGTTCCGGAAGAAATCTACCACTACCTTCTTTATAACGGCCTTGTAGGTGGATTCTTCGACCTatttagtgaaatagtcgatagcTACCAAGATGAAGTGATGCCCATTTGATATGGCGGGCTCTATGGGTCCAatcacgtccatgccccaagcggcgaatgaccAGGATGAACCCATCACATTTATCTCATTTGGCGGGAATCCAGATGAAATCCCCATGAATCTGGCACTCGTGACACTTCTGTATGTAGTGGATATTTTCTTTTTCCGTAAAGTATCCAGCTCTCAAGATCTTCTTGGCTAATGTgaacccattcatgtggggtccgcacgtTCCtgcatatatttttttcaataacCTGGTGGCTTCTACAACATCTACATATCTCAACAAACCTAAATCTGGGGTCCTCTTGTACAGGACTTCCCCATTTAGGAAAAAGTGGTTCGCCAATCTCATGAGGGCTCGCTTTTGACCATTAGTAGAATTCTCCAGATATTCTCTAGTTGCAAGGAATTTcctgatgtcatgataccatggcttaCTATATGGCTCTTCACCTACATGGAAGAAATAGTCATGCTGATCCCTGATCTCTACCTCGATAAAATCGATGttattcttgtctggatgctgaaTCATGCATGATATAGTTACAAGGGCGTcagcgaactcattctgaattccgGGGACGTGCTTGAAATTAATCTTCgtgaacttcttgcatagctcCTTCATGTAGTGCATGTATGGAAGTATCTTGACATTTTTGGTGAACCATTCCCCTTGGACTTGGTGTATCAATAGATCAAAATCTCCTATGACCAAGAGTTCTTTTACGTTCATGTCGACTACTATTCTGATCCCAAGGATGCacgcttcatattcagccatattattggtaaaATGGAATCTTATCTTTGACGATATTGGATAGTGCTGTCTAAATTCCAAAATTAGGACTGCCCCAATTCCGACTCCTTTAAAGTTTGCTGCCACattgaaaaacattctccatACAGTGTATGATTGTGCAATATCTTCTCAGCAAATAATACTTCTTCATCGAGAAAATACGTAGTGAGCGGCTCGTAATCCCCATCCACCGAATTTTCTGCGAGGTGGTCGGCCAAAGCTTGCCCCTTGATAGCCTTCTGAGTTATGTACATAATGTCAAATTTGCTGAGGAGAATTTTCCATTTAGCTAGCTTTCCAGTAGGCATCGGGTTCTAGAAGATGTACTTGAGCGAGTCGAGCCGAGATATCATATGCATGGTGTATGCTGACATATAATGCCTTAATTTCTAGGTgatccaagtcagagcacaacaaatGAGTTCTATCAAAGTGTACTTGGCATCGTATGGCGTGAACTTCTTTCttaagtagtagatggcctgttcctttctcCCAGTCTCAtcatgctgtcccaacacacaACCGAAGGCGTTATCCAAGACTAGCATATACAGTAATAATGTCTTGTTGGGTTCAAGGGGACCAGCACTGGTGGATTTGATAGATAttccttgattctatcgaaggctttctggcactcttctgtccattttatggcagcatcctttttcaatcTACCTAGGAAACTCATTACATctttcttgctctttggtggtgACAATTTATGTGTGGCCTTAATTTTTGATGGGTCCAGTTCTATCCCCTTCCTTCTTACAATGAAGCCCAACAgttttccagcagggactccgaaTGTACCCTTTGATAGGTTATACTTCAAACTGTACCTCTGTAGGCCttcgaaaaatttcctcaaatcgtCCAAGTGCACCGAACTCTTTcgagacttgatgatgacatcatccacatacacttcaatctccttatgaatcatgtcgtgaaaaagGGTCTTCATGTCCCTCATGTAGGTGGTACCAGTGTTCTTGAGACCGAACGACATGACTCTATAGTAGTAGACTccccaaggtgtggtgaaggatgtcttttctacatcttcctcGTTTATCAAGATTTGGTGGTACCTAGCGAAATAATCCACAAATGACTGTAGTTCATACTTCGCACAATTGTCGATAaggatgtggatatttggtagAGGAAGTCTTCCTTTGGACTGGCTTTTTTTAGATCTCATTAATCCATGCATATCCTAATCGTTCTGTCTTTCTTAGGCACTGGGACGATATTTGCCAACCAACTAGGATAATTGGTGACCGTTACCACATTCACCTCTTTCTGCTTGGTCACTTCCTCCTTTATCCTCAAACTTAAATCGGGTTTGAATTTCTTGGGTTTCTACTTGACCGGTGATCCAGTAAAACCAGTGGGAAGTCGATGTGAGACAATGTCAGCTCTTAATCTcagcatgtca belongs to Nicotiana tabacum cultivar K326 chromosome 6, ASM71507v2, whole genome shotgun sequence and includes:
- the LOC142181939 gene encoding uncharacterized protein LOC142181939, producing MAEYEACILGIRIVVDMNVKELLVIGDFDLLIHQVQGEWFTKNVKILPYMHYMKELCKKFTKINFKHVPGIQNEFADALVTISCMIQHPDKNNIDFIEVEIRDQHDYFFHVGEEPYSKPWYHDIRKFLATREYLENSTNGQKRALMRLANHFFLNGEVLYKRTPDLGLLRYVDVVEATRLLKKIYAGTCGPHMNGFTLAKKILRAGYFTEKENIHYIQKCHECQIHGDFIWIPAK